Within Amycolatopsis sp. FDAARGOS 1241, the genomic segment GTCGCGCGGCAACTGGAACTCAGATCGGCCGTCCGCGCCCCGCCACGGCAAGCCTGCTCGAACGCATCTTCGGCATCGACGTCGACGCACTTTTATCACCGGTCGTCGTCGCCGACGACGACGACAGCGACGCGCAAGAGTTGCGTACGACGCTGGACGCCGCCCGTCGAATCACCCCCTCCATAGTCGCTCTGCTCCAAGACCAGTTGGCGAGCGTGCGACGACTCGACCGACAGCTAGGCGCCGTGACCGCGCACGATGAAGTAGCAGTCAAGATCGACCAGGTAACTCGCCTGCTCAGCCACAGCCTCTCCGCAGGAGTGCGCGAACAACTCGCAGCACTCCGCGCCGAGCTGGGAACCCTCGCCGGCTGGCAGGCACTCGACTTGGGCCGGGTCTCCGAGGCATGGCACCACTACGAGCGGGCGAAGCAAGCTGCTAGCCAGTCCGGAATCCGCGCCTTCGAGATCCACACTTCCGCCGAACAGGCCTTCGTACTGCTGGACCTCGGCGAAACGACAGCCGCTGTTGAACTCCTCGCCACGATCGAAGCACTGGCGCACCGCAAAGCCGACCGTTTACTGCGCTCCTGGCTGGCTGCCGCACACGGAGAAGCGCTTGCCGCGAACGCCCAGCGCTCGGCTAGCCTGCGCGCGTTTGACCGAGCGGAAGCGCTGTTGCCGTCCCATCAGTCCGAGCAACACGGTCCTTACGTCGCTCTGGATGCCGTACACCTCGCGCGATGGAGAGGGCACGCCCTTGCTCGGATCGGCGAACCGGAGGCCGTGAACGTGCTCGAAGCAGCCCTGAACGACCTAGATCCGACATTTACGCGGGCCGAAGCTGCGCTGCGAGTCGACCTGGCCACAGCCTTCGTCGCACGAGGAGACCACGAGGCAGCATGTGCCCACATCACCAAGGCACGCTTGCTCGCAACGGAGGTCGGCTCAAGCCGTCAGCTACGCCGACTTAGCGCACCACAGCTTCGCAACCAATAACCATCAAGCGCCCCACGGAGACTCGCACGCTCCGGGCCGAAGTCTCACTCGCCTACGAACGAGCTTCTCGCGCGTCCTTCATTAGGCAACCTATCAGGAGTGCTTGCCCTCGCCCCTTCGACGTGGTCCACACCGATCGTCCCATGACGGCGAGCACCGCGCCTCGGTTGGCAGCGGGGCGACGTCCGACCATCGGACGTAGCGGCGAGGGCACCCTCAAGCACCTACGACATACCGTGACAATCCCGGAGCAGAAAGTGACCGGAGCGCCACGCGACTGCACAGACCAGCGGCAATACCGCGCAGACCGGCACTGTAAACCAAGACTTGGAGGGCACACTCCAACCCGGCATTAAGCGACAATCTCATAACGCCGCGACTATGAGAGTAACAAGATCGACGTACTAGACGCTAACACCCAGAAAGCAGACTGAAACCAAGGAGACCGATGGCAGTCGACAACGAACGTATCGCCGCATTTATCGGCGAGAGTCCGCTCCGCCAACAGGTCGCAAGCGTTCTGCAACGGGCCGGCTTCCTGATAGTGTGGGTCTTCGAGGAAGCGAACGGCTCCCGCTGGGGCCTGTACCTAAAGCTGCCACCAACACTGAAAGAACTATTCGGAACAGGACGCGAAGTACTGTTCTGGGTAGTCCAGTCGGCCGATTTTCAGGCGCGCACAATCACGCAGGCGGATAGTCATATCCGCAAAAATCGCCCGAGACTATGTGAAGATTTCGCGATCGTCGCAACACATGACAAAAGTACAGCAGAACATGCAGCTGAAACCGCATCAACGCTTAGCACCATATTCGTTGGATTTAACCTTGATCACTTCAAGGAATATGAGCCATGGGGACCACGCAGCTTTGTAAGGGAACTCCAGGCCCAGCTGTACTCTCATGATCTATATGATCTACCTGGCGCCGTTACGCGCTCAGAGGATTTTTTCGGTCGCAGAGAAATAGTAACCGAAATAGCCTCAAGGTTGCGTCAAGGAAGCCGCCATGTCGGGCTATTCGGATTGCGCAAGATTGGAAAGACGTCCCTACTTTACAGACTAAAATCCACACTACTCAATGTCGACAACGTTTATGTAACCCATATCGACATCGAGAGACTTGACGCGATCAATGCAACTGCGGAGTACTTAATATGGAGCCTGGGCGAATCGATCTACGACGCTCACAGGCACATGCGACGAATCACGGGACTCCTCCTATTCGGGAAATATCGAATATTCACAGAGGTCGACGACAAAGCCTCTGTATTTGAACTGTTTGATCACGACCTTCGAAAAGTTCTCTCGTCTACAAAGCGTCCAATTGTCGTGCTGCTAGACGAAATTGAATTGCTGTCACCTGATTTGCCCGGGTCAAAATGGGGTGGTGCATTTGTTCGAGTCTGGCGCCTTCTCAGGGGTATAGATCAGCAATTTCCAGGAAGAATCAGCTACTTCACAACGGGGACGAACGCAAGTATATTCGAATCAAATTTTGTCGGAGGGCAGGAAAACCCTGCGTACAACTACGTTTCAGTCGAGTACCTCAAACCGCTCCACCGAGAAGATGTCTCTAAACTCCTTGTAGGCCTCGGAAGTCGAATTGGGCTCACATGGGACGAAAAATCGACTTCTCGAGTCTTTGATGCAACCGGAGGACACCCCGCCCTTGTACGATCGTTGGCATCGTTAATTCATCGCACAAATCGAAGCTTCGAATCAGTGAAGACCATCACAAGCGACGATGTAGATCTAGCG encodes:
- a CDS encoding serine/threonine-protein kinase, producing MAVDNERIAAFIGESPLRQQVASVLQRAGFLIVWVFEEANGSRWGLYLKLPPTLKELFGTGREVLFWVVQSADFQARTITQADSHIRKNRPRLCEDFAIVATHDKSTAEHAAETASTLSTIFVGFNLDHFKEYEPWGPRSFVRELQAQLYSHDLYDLPGAVTRSEDFFGRREIVTEIASRLRQGSRHVGLFGLRKIGKTSLLYRLKSTLLNVDNVYVTHIDIERLDAINATAEYLIWSLGESIYDAHRHMRRITGLLLFGKYRIFTEVDDKASVFELFDHDLRKVLSSTKRPIVVLLDEIELLSPDLPGSKWGGAFVRVWRLLRGIDQQFPGRISYFTTGTNASIFESNFVGGQENPAYNYVSVEYLKPLHREDVSKLLVGLGSRIGLTWDEKSTSRVFDATGGHPALVRSLASLIHRTNRSFESVKTITSDDVDLAIKNFLNERSSLLGQIVTVLDEQYPDEYLLLEFLATGRVAEFRQYAAEFPSDVAHLLGYGICTDPNSSRRLEIELLQTFIQRRERSKALAATGTVGLPPGSMIDEYKIVSSIGHVGGYSTVYAADTPIGSTVAVKVFRSGLLSILQRELEPLQEISHPNVVKVLDYGKTADGLVYMVTEYLEGDSLRAYCTRSTRASERVVASWLAQLLSAMVSFHPNDAKVQRLRSADELSVDDLGDLEEARHGFVHRDIKPENIIASNRGVVLIDFNISSQASMPVITESGTLGYQPPDGAGVRWTPDVDLYQLGITMLQVSLGIEFTGDNVEDIRTLANEELSSQLGRILLKMTAPSRAQRYANADGALGAVRALQM